A DNA window from Ctenopharyngodon idella isolate HZGC_01 chromosome 8, HZGC01, whole genome shotgun sequence contains the following coding sequences:
- the ssbp3b gene encoding single-stranded DNA-binding protein 3b isoform X4 — protein MFPKGKSSVVPSDGQAREKLALYVYEYLLHIGAQKSAQTFLSEIRWEKNITLGDPPGFLHSWWCVFWDLYCAAPERRDTCEHSSEAKAFHDYSAAAAPSPVLGNMPPGDGMPGGPMPPGFFQPFMSPRFGGGPRPPIRMGNQPPGGVPTAQPMLPNMDPRLQGPMQRMNVPRGMGPMGPGPQSFGGGMRPPHNSMGPGMPGVNMGPGNGRPPWPNPNANNMPYSSPSPGAYGGPQGGGPPGTPGIVPSPADSNNSSENLYTMINSGGGGRNSFPIGPGSEGPLGAMAGMDPMHMNGGSGDLDGLPKNSPNNMSGMSNPPGTPRDEDVGGSYLHSFQNENYSPSMTMSV, from the exons atgtttcctAAAGGCAAAAGCTCCGTCGTGCCATCGGATGGTCAAGCTCGGGAAAA GTTAGCTTTGTATGTTTATGAGTATTTGTTACACATTGGTGCTCAGAAGTCTGCGCAGACTTTCCTGTCAGAA ATCCGATGGGAAAAGAACATCACGCTGGGAGACCCTCCTGGGTTCCTGCATTCCTGGTGGTG TGTCTTTTGGGACCTCTACTGTGCAGCTCCTGAGAGGAGAGACACATGTGAACATTCAAGCGAGGCCAAGGCTTTCCATGACTAT AGTGCCGCAGCAGCCCCCAGTCCTGTTCTTGGGAACATGCCACCAGGAGATGGCATGCCAGGTGGACCCATGCCCCCTGGATTCTTCCAG CCTTTCATGTCACCTCGCTTTGGTGGGGGTCCAAGACCCCCCATCAGAATGGGCAACCAG CCCCCCGGTGGAGTTCCAACTGCCCAGCCAATGCTCCCAAACATGGATCCCAGACTACAGG GGCCGATGCAGAGGATGAATGTTCCTAGAGGAATGGGACCCATGGGCCCCGGCCCTCAGAGTTTTGGAGGAGGGATGAGACCACCACACAACTCAATGGGCCCTGGCATGCCAGGAGTGAATAT gGGCCCTGGAAATGGCAGACCACCATGGCCAAATCCAAATGCCAACAAT aTGCCATATTCATCACCATCTCCTGGTGCATACGGG GGTCCACAAGGAGGGGGGCCTCCGGGAACACCTGGAATTGTTCCTAGTCCAGCAG ACTCCAACAATTCCAGTGAAAACCTGTACACCATGATAAACTCAGGAGGTGGAGGGCGCAACAGC TTTCCCATAGGCCCAGGCTCTGAGGGACCCCTAGGGGCCATGGCAGGAATGGACCCGATGCATATGAATGGAG GTTCAGGAGACCTGGATGGACTTCCAAAG AATTCTCCTAACAATATGAGTGGCATGAGCAATCCACCCGGGACCCCTAGAGATGAAGATGTAGGAGGCAGCTACCTTCACTCCTTCCAGAATGAGAAT TACTCTCCTTCCATGACCATGAGCGTCTGA
- the ssbp3b gene encoding single-stranded DNA-binding protein 3b isoform X3 — MFPKGKSSVVPSDGQAREKLALYVYEYLLHIGAQKSAQTFLSEIRWEKNITLGDPPGFLHSWWCVFWDLYCAAPERRDTCEHSSEAKAFHDYSAAAAPSPVLGNMPPGDGMPGGPMPPGFFQPFMSPRFGGGPRPPIRMGNQPPGGVPTAQPMLPNMDPRLQGPMQRMNVPRGMGPMGPGPQSFGGGMRPPHNSMGPGMPGVNMGPGNGRPPWPNPNANNMPYSSPSPGAYGGPQGGGPPGTPGIVPSPADSNNSSENLYTMINSGGGGRNSFPIGPGSEGPLGAMAGMDPMHMNGGSGDLDGLPKNSPNNMSGMSNPPGTPRDEDVGGSYLHSFQNENQYSPSMTMSV, encoded by the exons atgtttcctAAAGGCAAAAGCTCCGTCGTGCCATCGGATGGTCAAGCTCGGGAAAA GTTAGCTTTGTATGTTTATGAGTATTTGTTACACATTGGTGCTCAGAAGTCTGCGCAGACTTTCCTGTCAGAA ATCCGATGGGAAAAGAACATCACGCTGGGAGACCCTCCTGGGTTCCTGCATTCCTGGTGGTG TGTCTTTTGGGACCTCTACTGTGCAGCTCCTGAGAGGAGAGACACATGTGAACATTCAAGCGAGGCCAAGGCTTTCCATGACTAT AGTGCCGCAGCAGCCCCCAGTCCTGTTCTTGGGAACATGCCACCAGGAGATGGCATGCCAGGTGGACCCATGCCCCCTGGATTCTTCCAG CCTTTCATGTCACCTCGCTTTGGTGGGGGTCCAAGACCCCCCATCAGAATGGGCAACCAG CCCCCCGGTGGAGTTCCAACTGCCCAGCCAATGCTCCCAAACATGGATCCCAGACTACAGG GGCCGATGCAGAGGATGAATGTTCCTAGAGGAATGGGACCCATGGGCCCCGGCCCTCAGAGTTTTGGAGGAGGGATGAGACCACCACACAACTCAATGGGCCCTGGCATGCCAGGAGTGAATAT gGGCCCTGGAAATGGCAGACCACCATGGCCAAATCCAAATGCCAACAAT aTGCCATATTCATCACCATCTCCTGGTGCATACGGG GGTCCACAAGGAGGGGGGCCTCCGGGAACACCTGGAATTGTTCCTAGTCCAGCAG ACTCCAACAATTCCAGTGAAAACCTGTACACCATGATAAACTCAGGAGGTGGAGGGCGCAACAGC TTTCCCATAGGCCCAGGCTCTGAGGGACCCCTAGGGGCCATGGCAGGAATGGACCCGATGCATATGAATGGAG GTTCAGGAGACCTGGATGGACTTCCAAAG AATTCTCCTAACAATATGAGTGGCATGAGCAATCCACCCGGGACCCCTAGAGATGAAGATGTAGGAGGCAGCTACCTTCACTCCTTCCAGAATGAGAAT CAGTACTCTCCTTCCATGACCATGAGCGTCTGA
- the ssbp3b gene encoding single-stranded DNA-binding protein 3b isoform X2: MFPKGKSSVVPSDGQAREKLALYVYEYLLHIGAQKSAQTFLSEIRWEKNITLGDPPGFLHSWWCVFWDLYCAAPERRDTCEHSSEAKAFHDYSAAAAPSPVLGNMPPGDGMPGGPMPPGFFQGPPGSQASPHAPPPPNSMMGPHGQPFMSPRFGGGPRPPIRMGNQPPGGVPTAQPMLPNMDPRLQGPMQRMNVPRGMGPMGPGPQSFGGGMRPPHNSMGPGMPGVNMGPGNGRPPWPNPNANNMPYSSPSPGAYGGPQGGGPPGTPGIVPSPADSNNSSENLYTMINSGGGGRNSFPIGPGSEGPLGAMAGMDPMHMNGGSGDLDGLPKNSPNNMSGMSNPPGTPRDEDVGGSYLHSFQNENYSPSMTMSV, from the exons atgtttcctAAAGGCAAAAGCTCCGTCGTGCCATCGGATGGTCAAGCTCGGGAAAA GTTAGCTTTGTATGTTTATGAGTATTTGTTACACATTGGTGCTCAGAAGTCTGCGCAGACTTTCCTGTCAGAA ATCCGATGGGAAAAGAACATCACGCTGGGAGACCCTCCTGGGTTCCTGCATTCCTGGTGGTG TGTCTTTTGGGACCTCTACTGTGCAGCTCCTGAGAGGAGAGACACATGTGAACATTCAAGCGAGGCCAAGGCTTTCCATGACTAT AGTGCCGCAGCAGCCCCCAGTCCTGTTCTTGGGAACATGCCACCAGGAGATGGCATGCCAGGTGGACCCATGCCCCCTGGATTCTTCCAG GGCCCTCCCGGCTCCCAGGCCTCCCCTCACGCTCCTCCTCCCCCTAACAGCATGATGGGACCCCACGGCCAG CCTTTCATGTCACCTCGCTTTGGTGGGGGTCCAAGACCCCCCATCAGAATGGGCAACCAG CCCCCCGGTGGAGTTCCAACTGCCCAGCCAATGCTCCCAAACATGGATCCCAGACTACAGG GGCCGATGCAGAGGATGAATGTTCCTAGAGGAATGGGACCCATGGGCCCCGGCCCTCAGAGTTTTGGAGGAGGGATGAGACCACCACACAACTCAATGGGCCCTGGCATGCCAGGAGTGAATAT gGGCCCTGGAAATGGCAGACCACCATGGCCAAATCCAAATGCCAACAAT aTGCCATATTCATCACCATCTCCTGGTGCATACGGG GGTCCACAAGGAGGGGGGCCTCCGGGAACACCTGGAATTGTTCCTAGTCCAGCAG ACTCCAACAATTCCAGTGAAAACCTGTACACCATGATAAACTCAGGAGGTGGAGGGCGCAACAGC TTTCCCATAGGCCCAGGCTCTGAGGGACCCCTAGGGGCCATGGCAGGAATGGACCCGATGCATATGAATGGAG GTTCAGGAGACCTGGATGGACTTCCAAAG AATTCTCCTAACAATATGAGTGGCATGAGCAATCCACCCGGGACCCCTAGAGATGAAGATGTAGGAGGCAGCTACCTTCACTCCTTCCAGAATGAGAAT TACTCTCCTTCCATGACCATGAGCGTCTGA
- the ssbp3b gene encoding single-stranded DNA-binding protein 3b isoform X1, translated as MFPKGKSSVVPSDGQAREKLALYVYEYLLHIGAQKSAQTFLSEIRWEKNITLGDPPGFLHSWWCVFWDLYCAAPERRDTCEHSSEAKAFHDYSAAAAPSPVLGNMPPGDGMPGGPMPPGFFQGPPGSQASPHAPPPPNSMMGPHGQPFMSPRFGGGPRPPIRMGNQPPGGVPTAQPMLPNMDPRLQGPMQRMNVPRGMGPMGPGPQSFGGGMRPPHNSMGPGMPGVNMGPGNGRPPWPNPNANNMPYSSPSPGAYGGPQGGGPPGTPGIVPSPADSNNSSENLYTMINSGGGGRNSFPIGPGSEGPLGAMAGMDPMHMNGGSGDLDGLPKNSPNNMSGMSNPPGTPRDEDVGGSYLHSFQNENQYSPSMTMSV; from the exons atgtttcctAAAGGCAAAAGCTCCGTCGTGCCATCGGATGGTCAAGCTCGGGAAAA GTTAGCTTTGTATGTTTATGAGTATTTGTTACACATTGGTGCTCAGAAGTCTGCGCAGACTTTCCTGTCAGAA ATCCGATGGGAAAAGAACATCACGCTGGGAGACCCTCCTGGGTTCCTGCATTCCTGGTGGTG TGTCTTTTGGGACCTCTACTGTGCAGCTCCTGAGAGGAGAGACACATGTGAACATTCAAGCGAGGCCAAGGCTTTCCATGACTAT AGTGCCGCAGCAGCCCCCAGTCCTGTTCTTGGGAACATGCCACCAGGAGATGGCATGCCAGGTGGACCCATGCCCCCTGGATTCTTCCAG GGCCCTCCCGGCTCCCAGGCCTCCCCTCACGCTCCTCCTCCCCCTAACAGCATGATGGGACCCCACGGCCAG CCTTTCATGTCACCTCGCTTTGGTGGGGGTCCAAGACCCCCCATCAGAATGGGCAACCAG CCCCCCGGTGGAGTTCCAACTGCCCAGCCAATGCTCCCAAACATGGATCCCAGACTACAGG GGCCGATGCAGAGGATGAATGTTCCTAGAGGAATGGGACCCATGGGCCCCGGCCCTCAGAGTTTTGGAGGAGGGATGAGACCACCACACAACTCAATGGGCCCTGGCATGCCAGGAGTGAATAT gGGCCCTGGAAATGGCAGACCACCATGGCCAAATCCAAATGCCAACAAT aTGCCATATTCATCACCATCTCCTGGTGCATACGGG GGTCCACAAGGAGGGGGGCCTCCGGGAACACCTGGAATTGTTCCTAGTCCAGCAG ACTCCAACAATTCCAGTGAAAACCTGTACACCATGATAAACTCAGGAGGTGGAGGGCGCAACAGC TTTCCCATAGGCCCAGGCTCTGAGGGACCCCTAGGGGCCATGGCAGGAATGGACCCGATGCATATGAATGGAG GTTCAGGAGACCTGGATGGACTTCCAAAG AATTCTCCTAACAATATGAGTGGCATGAGCAATCCACCCGGGACCCCTAGAGATGAAGATGTAGGAGGCAGCTACCTTCACTCCTTCCAGAATGAGAAT CAGTACTCTCCTTCCATGACCATGAGCGTCTGA
- the acot11b gene encoding acyl-coenzyme A thioesterase 11b → MASETSDPMMLEEAMCILENGEMYRNPTEVKMSQIVLPCHANHCGELSAGQLLKWMDSTACLSAERHAGCSCITASVDDIHFETTIGVGQVVNITAKVNRAFTSSMEVGISVSCEDLFSDRHWKVCHAFATFVARRTEAGKVQLKQANPRTQAEQMEYSLAAERRRMRLIHAETIIDLLSSCSSQTVSEDLDYQDAVPAERTRVESVELVLPPHANHQVSTFGGQIMAWMENVATISASRLCNAHPTLRSIDMFHFRGPSHIGDRLVLKAIVNNAFKKSMEVGVCAEAYQGGEPLRHINTAFMTFEVLDNDRKPRTLPRIRPEPVDGKRRFQEAIARKKIRLDRKYIISCKQSEVPLSVPWDPSNQMYLSYNNVSALKMLIARTNWVLTSEKNKVSLYTLEENQTLCFKVETHVAVAAEQVFLLLSDLRRRKAWDHHYQECEVITDSHEDDTIYRVVTPSVTKGGKVQEFILLASRRCPCDSGDPYLIALRSVTLPAHPPTEDYNRGEVLCAGFSIWEEESSFTKISYYNQATPGVLPYISTDIAGLSSSFYRTFASCSAFLEGNKDSLASLPTSTLRENSGRS, encoded by the exons ATGGCGAGCGAGACCAGTGATCCTATGATGCTGGAAGAGGCCATGTGTATTCTGGAGAATGGGGAGATGTACAGGAACCCAACTGAAGTAAAGATGAGCCAGATAGTCCTTCCCTGCCATGCAAACCACTGTGGCGAACTCAGTGCTGGGCAGCTGCTCAAGTGGATGGACTCCACCGCCTGCCTGTCTG CTGAGAGACATGCTGGTTGCTCCTGTATCACAGCTTCTGTGGATGACATTCACTTTGAAACAACCATAGG GGTTGGACAGGTTGTAAACATTACAGCTAAAGTCAACAGAGCCTTCACATCCAGCATGGAG GTTGGGATTTCTGTGAGCTGTGAAGATCTCTTTAGTGACAGACATTGGAAGGTCTGCCACGCTTTCGCCACCTTTGTGGCCCGTCGTACCGAAGCAGGAAAG GTACAGCTCAAGCAGGCGAATCCACGCACGCAGGCAGAGCAGATGGAGTACAGCCTCGCAGCCGAGCGCAGGAGGATGAGACTAATCCATGCAGAGACTATTATCGATCTCCTCAGCAGCTGCTCCTCTCAGACAG TGAGCGAGGATCTTGATTACCAGGATGCAGTGCCTGCAGAGCGAACTCGGGTAGAAAGCGTCGAGCTGGTGCTCCCGCCTCATGCCAATCACCAGGTCAGCACCTTCGGTGGACAAATCATGGCCTGGATGGAGAATGTAGCCACCATCTCTGCCAG TCGTTTGTGTAATGCTCACCCAACTCTGCGGAGCATAGACATGTTCCACTTTCGTGGCCCCTCCCACATTGGAGACAGACTGGTGTTGAAGGCAATCGTAAACAATGCTTTCAAGAAAAG TATGGAGGTGGGAGTGTGTGCAGAGGCCTATCAGGGTGGAGAGCCCCTGCGACACATCAACACCGCCTTCATGACCTTTGAGGTCTTGGACAATGACAGGAAGCCACGCACTTTGCCAAGGATACGGCCCGAGCCTGTG GATGGTAAGAGGCGCTTTCAGGAAGCCATAGCCAGAAAGAAAATTCGCCTTGACAG GAAGTACATAATATCCTGCAAGCAAAGTGAGGTTCCTCTCTCGGTTCCCTGGGACCCAAGTAACCAG ATGTACCTCAGTTACAATAATGTTTCGGCACTAAAGATGCTAATTGCCCGGACCAACTGGGTCTTaacctcagagaaaaacaag GTGAGTTTATACACACTGGAGGAGAACCAGACGTTGTGCTTTAAGGTGGAGACCCATGTGGCCGTGGCAGCTGAGCAGGTGTTTCTGTTACTTTCTGATCTAAGGCGAAGGAAGGCATGGGATCACCACTACCA AGAGTGTGAAGTGATAACCGACTCACATGAAGACGACACCATCTACCGTGTTGTCACTCCCTCTGTGACTAAAGGAGGCAAAGTCCAGGAATTCATCCTCCTGGCCTCTAGGAGGTGCCCTTGTGATTCTGG AGACCCTTACTTGATTGCCTTGCGCTCTGTTACCCTGCCTGCACACCCTCCTACTGAAGACTACAACAGAGGAGAGGTGCTCTGTGCTGGGTTCAGTATCTGGGAAGAGGAAAGCTCTTTCACTAAG ATTTCTTACTACAACCAGGCCACTCCTGGCGTGCTGCCCTATATCTCCACTGACATCGCTGGGCTTTCCTCCAGCTTCTACCGCACCTTTGCCTCATGTAGCGCTTTCCTGGAGGGGAATAAAGACAGCCTGGCTTCTCTGCCCACCTCCACCCTGCGAGAAAACTCTGGGAGAAGTTGA